GTAGGCAGTGAACAAGCGCGTGCCGGCAAAGGCATCGACAAGGAACAAACCAGCCAGCGTGAGCAACCGTGCCCCTGTCAAACACACCGCCATGACGACCCCTGTCGTCACCAGAGCGAAGTCCCCGACACCCCCTCGGTGGTTGCCGGTCGTCAAATAAACGCCAAAGGGCGTCGCCATCCCGCCGATGCGGAGGGGACGGATACCGTGCAGGAGGGCACTGGCGATATCGCTGCGCGCGACAACCCCTAACAAACGCCCTAAGTCATCCACGACGGGCAACGCTGGCACTGCAAGGCTTTGCATCAACCGCGCCGCTTGAACGATGGGCATAGACGCCGTCAATACGGCGGGCACCGGCTCTATAAGGTCACCCACGCGGGCGTTCTGATGCGAGTTGAGCGAGACGGTAAAGATGCGATTTTCGTCAACTAAACCGACGACTTGCCCGTCAGCGACGACCGGCACGATAGGGCACCCTGCCCGACGAAGCGCCTCAGCGGCTTTTCCTACAGAGTCCGTTACCTGCACGCTCGGGCTTGGGCGCACAATGTCACCGACACGCATGGTTTTCGCCTCTCATCTTGACCAGCATTACGCCGACCAAATCACGCGTTGCAACGACACCCGCCGATGGCGTTTGAGACTGGTTTTTGCCCGCCAGTCAGCACGAGGGGCTGTGCGGGTGCACCGCCGCGTCGCGGTGCGTCTTCCGGCACGCCCTCCGAAAGCCATCGGCGCGTTGAGGGATGCGCTCCCTCACACGCTCAGATCAAGCACAAACGCCGTCATCTATTTTACTGCAAAGACGCTCCTTGCGCGCTAAAATGAATGCGTCGCAGACTTGCTACCTACCGGCGGACATAACCCTCTCCGAGGAGGTCACCGATATGTGGCGTTGTGAAATCTGCGGCAAAAGCGGGATGAACAGTTACCGAGTGAGCCACTCCAATAAGCACACAAAAGTGTGGCTGCGAGCAAATGTCCAAAAAGTGCGCGTGCGCGTGAATGGCAGCGTTCGGCGCATGCGTATCTGCACATCTTGCCTGAAAAAGGGCAAAGTCGTGAAGGCGGTCTAACGGTGTAACTCGCCCTGCAAAGGGCACAAAAGGGGCACGGTGGCAGGGGAAACGCATAACCGCTATCTTGATCAGTGGAGGCGGCGGGATTTGAACCCGCGACCTCTGGAGTGCGATTCCAGCGCTCTCCCTCTGAGCTACGCCCCCACGAGACAGCAAGTGCAATTATAACCGTGTTCTCTCGCGATGGTAACCCTGCCTTATTGTGCTTCGGTGCAGTTGGCGAACACGCTGGCAATGCCGCACAATTGGGGGAGGGTCGCTACCGTCCCTAAAGGGGGTGGACCCAAATGTCGCTGCGGTGTGCGGGTGTGATCGCTTTAACGGTGTTGATGCCAACGGTAGGAGGGGTCGCGATGGCACAAGTGGTCCTGACGGAGAAGGGCAAAAGCCCCTACCGCATCGTCATCCCCACAAACGCTCTCCCATCGGAACGCTACGCCGCCGAAGAGTTGCAACGCTACTTGGAGCGAATCAGCGGCGTTAAACTGCCCGTCGTAACGGATAGCGAACCGATGACCGACCACGAGATTTTGCTGGGCGATAACGCCCACTTGCGCCGCTTGCGGTTGCGGGTAGATTTCGCCCAGTTGGGCACGGACGGCTTCGTGCTCCGCACCCATCGCCAACACCTCATCATCGCCGGCGGCAGACCGCGCGGGACGCTTTACGGCGTTTATGCGCTGCTGGAGGAGAAACTCGGCGTCCGCTGGTTCACACCCGAAGTGGAATTTGTCCCGCAGATGCAGCGGGTGGAGTTGCCTGCGCTGAACGACCTGCAAGTGCCCGCGTTGGAGTATCGGGAAGTGTTTTGGACGGAGATGTTGCGCGACGCCGATTTTGCGGCGCGCCATCGGCTCAACGGTCACCACTATCGGTTGACCGAAAAGCACGGCGGTCGCGCCGTTGTCTTTTATCCGTTCGTCCACAGTTTTGACGCGCTCATTCCCCGTGAAGTTTGCGAAAGGCGCCCTGAGTTCTGGCCGATGATCGGTGGCAAGCGCGTCAGCGGTTATGTCCAACGCTGCCTGTCTAACACCGATTTGGTGGAGATGGCGATTGAACGGGTTAAGCAGTGGATTCGCGAACACCCCGATGCGACCGTCATTGACATCTCGCAGAACGACACGGGCAATTGGTGCCAGTGCCCTGCGTGCAAGGCGTTGGACGATGCCGAAGGGAGCCCGTCGGCGTCCATCATCAAATTCGTCAACACGATCGCCCAAGCCATTGAGTCGGAGTTTTCGCACATCCGCCTTGAGACGCTGGCGTATCAATACAGCCGCAAACCGCCGAAAACTTTGCGCCCACACCGCAATGTCATCATCCGCTTGTGCTCTATTGAGTGCTGTTTTGCGCATCCGCTGGAGACTTGCCCGTCCGAGGAAAATCGGCGCTTCCGTGAGGACATCAAGGCGTGGCAACCTGTCGCACCGCTGCTGTATGTGTGGGATTACACGACCAACTTCGCCCATTACCTCCAACCGTTCCCCAACTTTGATGTCCTGCAAGCGAATGTGCAATTTTTCGTTCGGCACGGTGTCAAAGGGTTATTTGAGCAGGGCAACTATTCAACGGGCGGCAACGGAGAGATGGCCCCGCTGCGGGCTTATGTGCTGGCGAAATTGCTGTGGAACCCAGACACCGATGTTCAGCGCCACATCAACGATTTCCTGCACGGCTACTACGGCAAGGCAGCGGGGGCTATGCGAGCCTATATGGAGTTGCTGCACCGACAAGTGCGCGAGAAAGGCTATCACGCCCACATTTATGACCCGCCGACTGTTTCGTATTTGAACGACGAGTTTCTGGACGGCGCGGAACGGCTGTTTGATGAAGCGGAGCGACTTGCGGAGAGCGAAGCAATACGCTTCCGCATCCGAGTCGCCCGCTTACCCGTGTGGTATGTCAAACTGGCGACGAACCGTGTGACGGGGGACACCCGTGCCGATTTGCTGCGCAAGTTTCTCGCCACCGCCCGCAAAGCAGGCATCACGCATATCAGTGAAGGGCGCACCCTCGAGGACTGGGCGAAAAAGATGGGCGGTGAATAGGTTTTTGCCGCGTTGAACAACGGGGTTTATTCGGGGGGTTGTTCGGAGGGCGGCTCTCCTGAGCCGCCAAAAAACGGTGCGTCAGGAGACGCACCCTCCGAAAACACGCGGAGGGTTTGTTCGGAGGGCGGCTCTCCTGAGCCGCCAAAAAACGCACGGTGCGTCAGGAGACGCACCCTCCAAAAGCATGCGGAGGGTTTGTTCGGAGGGCGGCTCTCCTGAGCCGCCAAAAACGGTGCGTCGGGAGACGCACCCTCCGAAAACACGCGGAGGGTTTGTTCGGAGGGCGGCTCTCCCGAGCCGCCAA
This portion of the bacterium HR17 genome encodes:
- the rpmB gene encoding 50S ribosomal protein L28, with protein sequence MWRCEICGKSGMNSYRVSHSNKHTKVWLRANVQKVRVRVNGSVRRMRICTSCLKKGKVVKAV